From a single Kitasatospora sp. NBC_00458 genomic region:
- a CDS encoding LppU/SCO3897 family protein has translation MSTPQGPYGPPQQYGHPPAPQPYGAPAPQPYGPPQPVPAGYGAPQPGYGYPAAPPPAQPAPGYPQGGYPPGPHAQPPYQQPPQAQAPYPQAQAPYPQAPYPQAQPPYQQAPYGQAPQHGYPPVTPQPGEPAGRGRGKARLKAVGVVLGVIALIIGYFVTGPSVSSAKAGDCVKASGSRDVSVVKCTDGKANYKVLAKFDSTTDTARCRETAGTTSTVSGKSGRRWNKKRYVLCLGPLTGVPPVKKS, from the coding sequence ATGAGCACACCACAGGGCCCGTACGGGCCACCGCAGCAGTACGGCCATCCACCGGCGCCGCAGCCCTACGGGGCACCGGCTCCCCAGCCGTACGGACCGCCCCAGCCGGTGCCCGCCGGCTACGGCGCACCGCAGCCCGGCTACGGCTACCCGGCCGCCCCGCCGCCGGCCCAGCCCGCGCCCGGGTACCCGCAGGGCGGCTACCCGCCCGGTCCGCACGCCCAGCCGCCGTACCAGCAGCCCCCGCAGGCACAGGCTCCGTACCCGCAGGCGCAGGCTCCGTACCCGCAGGCCCCGTACCCGCAGGCGCAGCCGCCGTACCAGCAGGCCCCCTACGGCCAGGCGCCGCAGCACGGCTACCCGCCGGTCACGCCGCAGCCCGGCGAACCGGCCGGCAGGGGCCGCGGCAAGGCCCGGCTGAAGGCGGTCGGCGTCGTCCTGGGTGTGATCGCCCTGATCATCGGCTACTTCGTCACCGGCCCGAGCGTCAGCAGCGCCAAGGCCGGCGACTGCGTCAAGGCCAGCGGCTCCCGCGACGTCTCCGTGGTCAAGTGCACCGACGGCAAGGCGAACTACAAGGTGCTGGCCAAGTTCGACTCCACCACCGACACCGCACGGTGCCGGGAGACCGCCGGCACCACCAGCACCGTCTCGGGCAAGAGCGGCCGCCGCTGGAACAAGAAGCGGTACGTGCTCTGCCTCGGTCCGCTCACCGGCGTCCCGCCGGTCAAGAAGTCCTGA
- a CDS encoding LppU/SCO3897 family protein, whose translation MSVPPQMPYGAPPPADGSNPYAGNPYAGQPAPQPAAPPPPPGYGYPAAPPPAPAQPGYGYPAPAAAQGPYAGQAYGYAPQGGPVCRFCGGFPAVETTVRGHQGIIIVMRFLKQPGPFCRTCGTAVVRDMSARTLVQGWWSYLSGLFTVITLLRNLAAHNKIKDLPPPVPGTHGPQLDPGVPLTKRPHMLMLLLPVISIGTMIALIATGAFLGSRHDRDPYRPLVLPEPTITVPTVPPLSPSFSLPPAIPLSPTPVPAPTVTMPTPTKEAGDIDSAKAGDCLRNENGTSATHDSNPRITMLPCTDPKAQYKVLKKVYATSDDDKACENVTGAESTYTRESTTPALSFVLCLKKL comes from the coding sequence TTGTCCGTTCCGCCCCAGATGCCGTACGGCGCGCCGCCGCCCGCCGACGGTTCCAACCCGTACGCCGGCAACCCGTACGCGGGCCAGCCGGCCCCCCAGCCCGCCGCCCCGCCCCCGCCGCCCGGCTACGGCTACCCGGCCGCGCCGCCCCCGGCTCCGGCCCAGCCCGGCTACGGCTACCCGGCCCCCGCGGCCGCGCAGGGCCCGTACGCCGGACAGGCCTACGGGTACGCGCCGCAGGGCGGCCCGGTCTGCCGGTTCTGCGGCGGCTTCCCGGCCGTGGAGACCACCGTCCGGGGCCACCAGGGCATCATCATCGTGATGCGGTTCCTGAAGCAGCCGGGGCCGTTCTGCCGCACCTGCGGCACCGCGGTGGTCCGCGACATGTCCGCCCGCACCCTGGTCCAGGGCTGGTGGAGCTACCTGTCCGGGCTCTTCACGGTGATCACCCTGCTGCGGAACCTGGCCGCCCACAACAAGATCAAGGACCTGCCGCCGCCGGTGCCCGGCACCCACGGCCCGCAGCTCGACCCGGGCGTCCCGCTGACCAAGCGGCCGCACATGCTGATGCTGCTGCTGCCGGTCATCTCGATCGGCACGATGATCGCCCTGATCGCCACGGGGGCCTTCCTCGGCAGCCGGCACGACCGCGACCCGTACCGACCGCTGGTGCTCCCCGAGCCGACCATCACCGTCCCGACGGTGCCGCCCCTCTCGCCGTCCTTCTCGCTGCCCCCGGCCATCCCGCTGTCCCCGACCCCGGTCCCGGCCCCCACCGTGACGATGCCGACGCCGACCAAGGAGGCCGGCGACATCGACTCGGCCAAGGCCGGCGACTGCCTGCGCAACGAGAACGGCACCTCGGCCACCCACGACTCCAACCCGCGGATCACCATGCTGCCGTGCACGGACCCGAAGGCCCAGTACAAGGTGCTCAAGAAGGTCTACGCCACCAGCGACGACGACAAGGCCTGCGAGAACGTCACCGGCGCGGAGAGCACCTACACCCGCGAGTCCACCACCCCGGCGCTCAGCTTCGTCCTCTGCCTGAAGAAGCTCTGA